Proteins from one Fragaria vesca subsp. vesca linkage group LG6, FraVesHawaii_1.0, whole genome shotgun sequence genomic window:
- the LOC101295436 gene encoding uncharacterized protein LOC101295436, with product MSDEEDSMELDRFVVEKCLRCGGDGASMKLLVCSVIGCLIAIHEECTSSQPEIDETGKFYCPYCAHKRALVRTEKLRRKALRAKEVLSMFIMSREVSILGNGGDEGAVRNVGEIEGIGMEADEHVSKGNSEEQCVLERHECDKRIEDNAGDGINQRDGDSARGNEGKSPGEEQMRPEVMEVPESGDFQGGSPVLRKKHYKKRAQRVQVQRVIPLRIVSSPLRKSSSCQTEAVEEDGEKPSEKDTSSSASESRKVSELDHNNEKGNDSVKLSDIPELDQNIKAATSSEFRRSPESNQNEKVTTSCFDLNKVPELDHNEKATINLSSESREIPEPSQNEKATEVLSKSRKVPDSNQNEKTTSSTEPIKVPESGRRRRFNWTADELKMLKEGVQLFSARVNKNIPWRKIFDHGSHVFHKTRTPDNLKDKWKVLCREASDKKQT from the exons ATGTCAGATGAAGAAGACTCCATGGAATTAGATAGGTTCGTAGTCGAGAAATGCCTCAGGTGCGGCGGCGACGGTGCCAGTATGAAATTGCTGGTGTGTAGTGTGATTGGGTGCCTGATTGCTATCCACGAGGAGTGTACGTCTTCCCAGCCTGAAATTGATGAGACTGGAAAGTTCTACTGCCCTTACTGCGCTCACAAGAGAGCGCTGGTGAGGACAGAGAAGCTGAGGAGGAAGGCGCTGCGGGCCAAGGAGGTTCTGTCCATGTTTATTATGAGCCGTGAAGTTAGTATTTTGGGGAATGGTGGAGATGAAGGTGCGGTGCGGAATGTAGGAGAAATTGAAGGCATTGGGATGGAAGCAGATGAGCATGTAAGTAAGGGGAATTCCGAAGAGCAATGTGTGTTGGAGAGACATGAGTGTGATAAGAGGATTGAGGATAATGCAGGTGATGGAATTAATCAACGAGATGGAGATAGTGCAAGGGGGAATGAAGGGAAGAGTCCGGGAGAAGAACAGATGCGACCGGAGGTAATGGAGGTGCCTGAATCAGGTGATTTCCAGGGCGGTTCTCCTGTGTTGCGAAAGAAGCATTATAAGAAAAGAGCTCAGAGAGTGCAGGTTCAGCGTGTGATTCCGTTGAGGATAGTGTCTTCTCCATTGAGAAAATCATCCTCTTGCCAGACTGAAGCTGTGGAGGAGGATGGCGAGAAGCCAAGTGAGAAAGACACTAGCTCCTCTGCCTCCGAGTCTAGAAAAGTTTCGGAATTGGACCATAATAATGAGAAAGGTAATGACTCCGTCAAGTTGAGTGACATTCCAGAGTTGGACCAAAATATTAAGGCTGCTACTTCCTCCGAGTTCAGAAGAAGTCCAGAGTCGAACCAAAATGAGAAAGTTACTACCTCCTGCTTTGATTTAAACAAAGTTCCAGAATTAGACCATAATGAGAAAGCTACTATCAACTTGTCTTCTGAGTCGAGAGAAATTCCAGAGCCAAGCCAAAATGAGAAAGCTACTGAGGTCCTCTCCAAGTCAAGAAAAGTTCCAGATTCTAACCAAAATGAGAAAACTACCTCCTCCACTGAGCCAATAAAAGTTCCTGAATCTGGAAG GCGGAGGAGATTTAACTGGACAGCTGATGAGTTGAAAATGTTAAAG GAGGGAGTACAATTATTTTCTGCCCGAGTAAACAAAAATATTCCTTGGAGGAAAATTTTTGACCATGGTAGTCATGTTTTTCATAAGACTCGGACTCCAGATAATCTTAAGGATAAGTGGAAGGTCCTGTGCAGAGAAGCCTCTGACAAAAAACAAACTTGA
- the LOC101301230 gene encoding uncharacterized protein LOC101301230, producing the protein MQAFSRSMRGHSIHEPPPLAEKLTDDPVTSKTAQSTVTCVHLANIAMNWRKVTVIWCKNLMNHSLSVRIDSLEGDFHYTCKIDLKPWHFWSKKGYKSFAVEGTHVEVYWDLRSAKFVGGPEPNHDFYVALVCDEEVVLLLGDMKKKAYKRTKARPSVAEAVMYYKKENVFAKKSFSTRVRFDEKRKEHDIVVESSTSGQKDPEMWISIDGIVLVHVKNLQWKFRGNQTVMVNMLPVQVFWDVHDWLFSSPGTGHGLFIFKPGAPDSEENDYDRGDGVDQCGDSDNGSAYFSTRSLNTTASDFCLFLHAYKLE; encoded by the coding sequence ATGCAGGCATTTAGTCGTTCGATGCGGGGTCATTCAATACATGAGCCTCCCCCATTAGCAGAGAAGCTCACCGATGACCCTGTGACGTCGAAAACGGCACAAAGCACGGTGACATGTGTTCATCTTGCCAACATTGCAATGAACTGGCGGAAGGTCACGGTCATTTGGTGCAAGAATCTCATGAACCATTCCTTGAGCGTAAGGATCGATAGTCTAGAAGGTGATTTTCATTACACTTGCAAGATTGACCTCAAGCCGTGGCATTTTTGGAGCAAAAAAGGGTACAAGTCATTTGCCGTTGAAGGGACTCATGTTGAAGTCTATTGGGACCTTCGGTCTGCTAAATTCGTAGGAGGTCCAGAACCGAATCATGACTTCTACGTTGCGCTTGTTTGCGATGAAGAAGTTGTGTTACTATTGGGAGACATGAAGAAAAAGGCTTACAAGAGAACCAAAGCAAGGCCATCAGTGGCTGAGGCCGTTATGTACTACAAAAAAGAAAACGTGTTTGCCAAGAAAAGCTTTTCCACTAGGGTGAGATTCGACGAGAAGAGGAAAGAGCATGACATTGTTGTGGAGAGCTCAACTTCGGGGCAAAAAGACCCCGAAATGTGGATTAGCATAGACGGCATTGTGTTGGTTCATGTCAAGAATTTGCAGTGGAAATTCAGAGGGAACCAGACTGTGATGGTGAACATGCTTCCTGTCCAGGTCTTTTGGGATGTTCATGACTGGCTTTTCAGTAGTCCAGGAACAGGTCATGGTCTGTTTATCTTCAAGCCCGGGGCGCCGGATTCGGAGGAGAACGATTATGACAGGGGAGATGGCGTCGATCAATGTGGAGACAGTGACAATGGCAGTGCCTATTTTTCAACTCGGAGTCTTAACACAACAGCTTCTGATTTCTGCTTGTTTCTTCATGCATATAAGCTTGAATGA
- the LOC101294866 gene encoding uncharacterized protein LOC101294866, with the protein MKLGPKVVLLLKDPEGFGEAISDAFHPNPTGSVSEESFELSLERYGIRNCKASGKVRHFLDQQGQFEVSVLLMEYYESPILACAFNEVLAQIAGLKSSSIPTIVAPFFVASSKLKWDSKSATKVDSKGSLYGIQIGAETDISKAIIARTQKAPPTLQIHYEPLACLLQLVRVLNLPTFILIGQRDQRISDKEELEILYEIGELLANTCQVNFSRGKITWKPTKKSKDEQEPWRALYG; encoded by the exons ATGAAGCTAGGTCCAAAGGTAGTGCTTCTCTTGAAAGACCCAGAGGGCTTCGGCGAGGCCATCTCCGACGCATTTCACCCTAACCCAACTGGTTCCGTCTC AGAAGAAAGCTTCGAGCTTTCGCTGGAGCGCTATGGGATCCGGAACTGCAAAGCTTCTGGAAAAGTTCGTCACTTCCTTGATCAGCAGGGTCAATTTGAG GTGTCAGTGTTGCTTATGGAATATTATGAATCTCCGATACTAGCATGTGCTTTTAATGAAGTTCTGGCTCAAATAGCAGGACTAAAATCATCCTCAATCCCCACAATTGTTGCCCCCTTTTTTGTTGCATCATCCAAGCTAAAATGGGACAGTAAATCTGCAACAAAGGTTGACAGCAAAGGTTCACTTTATGGTATACAGATAGGTGCAGAAACAGACATAAGCAAGGCCATCATTGCTCGAACCCAGAAAGCACCACCGACATTACAGATTCATTATGAACCTCTAGCCTGCCTTCTTCAGTTGGTCCGTGTCTTGAATTTGCCAACTTTTATTCTCATAGGGCAAAGGGATCAGAGGATTTCTGATAAAGAAGAGCTTGAG ATACTTTATGAAATTGGGGAACTTTTGGCAAACACTTGTCAGGTAAACTTCTCAAGAGGCAAAATCACATGGAAGCCAACAAAAAAATCGAAGGATGAACAGGAGCCATGGCGTGCATTGTATGGTTGA
- the LOC101295149 gene encoding glucose-1-phosphate adenylyltransferase small subunit, chloroplastic-like, with the protein MASSSMAANGVPTLRLSTSNIATNQTQKTNPSLTRGLSFSGSGLSGTKIPTPATCLRTSTPPNTTRAPLVVSPKAVSDSKNSQTCLDPDASRSVLGIILGGGAGTRLYPLTKKRAKPAVPLGANYRLIDIPVSNCLNSNVSKIYVLTQFNSASLNRHLSRAYASNMGGYKNEGFVEVLAAQQSPENPNWFQGTADAVRQYLWLFEEHNVLEFLVLAGDHLYRMDYEKFIQAHRETDADITVAALPMDEKRATAFGLMKIDDEGRIIEFAEKPKGEQLKAMKVDTTILGLDDERAKEMPYIASMGIYVVSKNVMLDLLREKFPGANDFGSEVIPGATSIGLRVQAYLYDGYWEDIGTIEAFYNANLGITKKPIPDFSFYDRSSPIYTQPRYLPPSKMLDADITDSVIGEGCVIKNCKIHHSVIGLRSCISEGAVIEDTLLMGADYYETDVDRRLMAKKGSVPIGIGKNSHIKRAIIDKNARIGDNVKIINSDNVQETARETDGYFIKSGIVTVIKDAWIPCGTVI; encoded by the exons ATGGCTTCCTCATCAATGGCAGCGAACGGTGTTCCCACGTTGAGACTGTCTACGTCTAACATTGCCACGAATCAAACCCAGAAAACGAATCCGTCTCTAACCAGAGGGCTTTCCTTCAGCGGCTCTGGTCTCTCCGGCACCAAAATCCCGACCCCTGCCACGTGTTTAAGGACTTCTACTCCTCCGAACACCACGAGGGCCCCACTGGTGGTGTCTCCGAAGGCTGTTTCCGATTCCAAGAACTCGCAGACGTGTCTTGATCCCGACGCGAGCAGA AGTGTGTTGGGGATTATATTGGGAGGCGGAGCCGGGACGAGGCTGTATCCGCTGACGAAGAAGCGCGCGAAGCCGGCTGTTCCGTTGGGAGCGAATTACCGGCTGATTGATATTCCGGTCAGCAACTGCCTCAACAGCAACGTTTCCAAGATCTACGTCCTCACGCAGTTCAACTCCGCTTCTCTCAATCGTCATCTCTCTCGTGCTTACGCCAGCAACATGGGAGGGTACAAGAACGAAGGCTTTGTTGAGGTTCTTGCGGCGCAGCAGAGTCCGGAGAATCCCAATTGGTTCCAG GGTACTGCAGATGCTGTGAGGCAGTACTTGTGGCTGTTTGAAGAGCACAATGTGTTGGAGTTTTTGGTTCTTGCCGGGGACCATTTGTATAGAATGGACTATGAGAAGTTCATTCAGGCTCATAGAGAGACTGATGCGGATATCACTGTGGCCGCTCTGCCCATGGATGAGAAACGCGCTACTGCCTTCGGTTTGATGAAGATTGATGATGAGGGTCGGATTATTGAGTTTGCTGAGAAGCCTAAAGGGGAGCAACTCAAAGCTATGAAG GTAGATACAACCATATTGGGTCTTGACGATGAGAGAGCTAAAGAGATGCCTTACATCGCCAGTATGGGTATATATGTTGTGAGCAAAAATGTGATGTTAGATCTGCTTCGTGAGAAATTTCCTGGAGCAAATGATTTTGGGAGTGAAGTCATTCCCGGTGCAACTTCCATCGGCTTGAGA GTTCAAGCTTATTTGTACGATGGCTACTGGGAAGACATCGGTACCATTGAAGCTTTCTATAATGCCAATCTGGGAATAACTAAAAAGCCAATTCCTGATTTCAG CTTCTATGATCGTTCATCCCCAATCTATACCCAACCTCGGTATTTGCCCCCATCCAAAATGCTTGATGCTGATATCACAGATAGTGTTATTGGCGAAGGTTGTGTGATAAAG AACTGTAAAATTCACCATTCTGTTATTGGGCTTCGTTCTTGCATATCGGAAGGTGCTGTTATTGAAGACACATTACTGATGGGGGCAGACTACTATGAG ACGGATGTTGACAGGAGGCTCATGGCTAAGAAAGGCTCTGTTCCAATTGGTATCGGAAAGAATTCTCACATTAAGAGAGCTATAATTGACAAGAATGCTCGGATTGGGGACAATGTGAAG ATTATCAACAGTGACAATGTGCAAGAAACAGCAAGAGAAACGGATGGATATTTCATCAAAAGCGGGATTGTCACAGTGATCAAAGATGCCTGGATTCCTTGTGGAACTGTTATCTAA